Genomic segment of Pongo pygmaeus isolate AG05252 chromosome 1, NHGRI_mPonPyg2-v2.0_pri, whole genome shotgun sequence:
GGAAGCAGTAGGATTTGGTTTAAATGCTGCCAAAAAGCAGGAATTCACTTAAGTTTTAATTCAGAAGCAATCCTGTTGTTAATGTTGTAGCCAGGTTCGGGCAGCATGGAGGGTGGGGCCCCCATTGTGCTTGCTGAGGAATCCCGGATCTCTCCCAGTTCAGGCTCACTTTCGCTAGAGGTAGACCCACTGTTGATGGTATAGACGCTCTCTGCAACTCCCTGAGCTGAAGCACAGCCATCCGGCTCGTTCTTCTCCCTCGGACTCGACAGTCCTGGGAGGACAGCCATCTTTCCAGTCTGCCTATTTGGCAGCAAGGACATGGTATAGTCTGCAATGATCCCACCCACATCTAAGTTGCATGCCTGGTCGAAGGCTAGGAAGCCGACATTAGCGTTTGCctcacacaccacaaaggagccATCGTCCATGATAAGGAGATCAATGCCACAGAAGTCCATGCCTAGGATGTTGGACACCTGAATAGCCAACTGCTTGCCTTGTTCTGTCAGCGGACACTTGACGCCCACGCCACCTGTGGGGAAAGCACAGTGATGTAAAGGTGACAACTGAGAAGTCAGATGACTCTTCAAAGAAGAGACAGGGATCTGCCCAGGAGGGGCAGAAAAAGAGGCTCGATCATTAATCACAAAAGGTCTGGACTGAAATCAGTACACCTTGGGAAAACAATACGGCCATTTTTTGTCTTGTCTTAAAAATGCTGATTTCCTCTGACTCAGCCATCCTACTACCACGGAAATAATCTTATATATGGAGGAAAAAAAGCTTTATGCACAAAGATGTTGATGgcagtattatttaaaatacaaatcataGAGCCAGGTACATGatgggcacttaataaatattcaataaatattgaatgaagaaatgaaaaattataatctaAATCTCTCACAATAGAGAAAAACAGTGTATTTTACAGCCATTAATAATAATACCAgctgggtacagtgactcacgcctgtaatcccagcactttgggaggctgacgtgagaggattgcttgaggccaagagtttggaccagcctgggcaacacagtgagaccccatctctacaaaaaaataaaaataaaactagatggGTATGGTGGCTCGCTGTAGGgttcctcccaccccagctgcagttccagctacttgggaggctggggtgggaggaaccctagagctcaggagtttgaggctgcagtgagccatgatcatgccactccacgccagcctgtatgacagagtaaaaccctgttccaaaaataaataataatgcccACAGAGAGCTTGTAATTACATGGGAAAACAGGGGATTAAAGACTATACAATATGACCATAACTAGGCAAAaagatttctcagaagaaaagaCTGTAAAGAATGacaccaaaatattaacagtagtTGTCTCTAAATGGTGGAGATGATAAATACCTTTTTCACTTGACTttgctgtattttccaaattttcttttttctttttctttttttttttttgagagagtcttactctgtcacccaggctgaagtgcagtggtgtgttcttgactcactgcaacctccacctcctgggttcaagcaattctcctcctgcctcagcctcccgagtagctgggactacaggcgcccgccaccacacccagctaattgttgtatttttagtagacacgggtttcaccatgttggccaggctaatttcgaactcctgacctcaggtgatccacctgccttggcctaccaaagtgctgggatttcaggtgtgagccactgcgcccggccatatttTCCGAATTTTCTACACTGAGAatgtatttttctcatgattagaacaaataaaattaacttatttatttatttatttgagacagagtctcactctgtcgtccaggctgcagtgcaatggcacgatcttggctcactgcaacctctgcctcccgggttcaagtgattctcctgcctcagcctcccgagtagctaggaatacaggcacatgccaccacgcccagctaatttgtgtatttttagtagagacggggtttcaccaccttggccaggatgatcttgatctcttgaccttgtgatctcggcctcccaaagtgctgggattacaggggtaagccaccacacctggccaacttaCTGATTTTTAAGAAGAGAGATGGCTCCTTCTTCCGTCTTTCTGTGCTGACAGAATGGTGCACATCAATGTCCTGGCTGATGCTCTCAAGAGCATCACCAAAGCCAAAAAGAGGCAAACGCCAGGTTCTTATTAGGCCATGCTCCAAAGTCATCATCTGGTTTCTAACTGATGACAAAGCATAGTTATGTTGGCAAATCTGAAATCACTGATGATCACAGAGCTGGGAAAATTGTTGTGAACCTCACAGGCAGGTTAAACAAGTGGGGAGTGAACAGCCCCAGTCTGATGTGCAATTCGAAGATCTAGAAAAATGGCAGAATAATCTGCTCCCATTCCATCAGTTTGGTTTCACTGTACTGACAACCTCAGCTGGCATCATGGCCATCATGGCCTGTGAAGAAGTAAGATGAAAATACACAGGTGGGAAAATCCTGGGATTATTTTTCTAGGGATGTAatagatattaatatttataaataaaatgcctcaatggaccaaaaaaaaaaaagagagagagagatatggaAAGGACTGAGACAAAATCCTGTACCAAGGACAGAGACCGATTCCCCTTACTTTGCTAAAAAGCTAGGACTTCAGATTTGTCTCCAGTTAGTCTCCTTGGAAAGATTTAAGAATTGTATTCTCAGGTTGAATAACTAGTGTCTTTACCTTAACAATGTCCCTTCCCACCTATGACACTGTATCTAAAAAAGGctataaaacagttttaaaacagcTCACCAAGAAAAGCAACATGGATAAATTATAAAGCCATGTGGTTACTAATGAATGGATTTTGTAAGGTAACTAAAAAAGTCAAAATGATAACACACAAGGTTCAACACTTTGGCACTAAGCATGATCagaaaaatgggctgggcgtggtggctgacacctgtaatcccagcactttgggaggccgaggcgggcagatcacaaggtcaggagatcgagaccatcctggctaacacggtgaaaccccatctctactaaaaatacaaaaaattagtcaggcatggtggtgtgcacctgtagtcctagctactcgggaggctgaggcaggaggatggcatgaacccgggaggcagagcttgcaataagcggagattgtggcactgcactccagcctgggcgacagagcgagactctgtctcaaaaataaataaataaataaataaaataaaataaaataaaataaaataaaaatacaaaaatcagccaggtgtgatggtacatgcctataatcccaattactcgggtggctgagacatgagaattgcttgaacctgggaggcggaggttgcagtgagctgggatcatgccactacattctggcctgggcaatagagcaagactgtctcaaacaaaaaaaaaaagaaaatgagataacaTGTAAGGTACTTAGTAGTGTCAACCTGAATCTAGCATTTGACACCAACACACCACTTTATCACAATTatcttataattattattattattattattatttttttaagagatagggtctcactctgttgcccaggctggagtgctacggcacaatcatagctcactgcagcctcaaactcctgggctcaaaggatcctcccacctcagcttcatgagttcagctgggactacaggcatgtgctaccgcacttggctaacttttaaaaaaaaatttgtagagatggggtctcactttattgtccaggctggtctcaaactcctggctttaagtgatactcctgccttggccttccaaaatgctgggattacaggtataagccaccacacccggcccatgtCTTCTTTATGGGACCACATGCTACCCGAGGGCAAGGGCTCTCTCATCATCTCTACACTCCCGGCATCCATCACATAATCTGTTCCTGGAAATGCTCAATGACTATCAATGAAAGAAGTGCCAGACAGTGTCTAAGCCTCTTTATTAGTCACTGGACTTGGTATACTCATATGGTGATTTAGGAAATAATAACTAgtgattgtgattttttttttcctattaccaACATATAAACTCATTCAATGAGATTGACAATAGCTTTCTGTGATGGGGAGAAGAACTTACATCCCTCTTGGAGTATCTCCATTCGgtacaacagaaaacaaactttGTCAATGGGTTAATGGGATGGGTTTATGCATTCGACCAAAGCATAAACTGTAGCTTTCTAATAGCATcatacaaaaaggaaaacatttccattaaaatataaaaggaaaatataatatttctcCCGTCATCACTTTAGacccttattattttttttgcctGAGCTGTTGCAACAGCTTCAAATTTcacctccctgcctcccatcTTATGCCGTCATTCCATCCTTTACCCAGATGGGAGTTTTTCTCCAACGTCAGTCCTCATGTCACTCCATTTTTAAGTCTTAACACCTAGAGGACAGCATTCAGTTCTCCATGTCCTGACACTCCTTGCCTGACCTCTGCCACAGCGCTTACACTTGTACGCTCCCCTCCAGGATTGCTTGCTGCCATAGGAAAGAATTTGTTCCTCATTCTCATCTGTGAGATCCTGGTGTCTAGCAGAGGGTCTGACAAGACAGTAGGGATCGATATACATTTGCTGAATGGGTCCAAATACCCTAATGAAACCCTGTGCTTTTATACCTTACCGAGAGAGCAGTTGCTCTGCATCCGTCCATCAGTGGAGCAGCGAAGCATAGAGCCTATGACCTGGCCCCCTACCACCACCACCCGGATGTCCTTTCCATGGGACTCCTTCACGTACTTCTGGAACAGGTAGGGCACATCGTGGCGGATTAGATGGCAGATGTCAGAGAGGTGATGTTTATCTCTTGCCAGAAAAACAGCTTTTcctttaagaagaaaaagagcaagaGAAGGGGTTACAGAAGCCTCTGCACTCCGTACTTGCCATCTGGCCTCCTTTTCCATAAAGTCATCAGTTCTCTCTGAGCTTGCCTCACTTTGGTCCCTTCTATTTCTCTGCTAGACTTTTGCTTCTTATCAAATGACCACAGAAACTTACTTTCCCTTAACTTTCCTCAGGTCCTGATACCCTCTCCCTCCACCATCACTCTTTTTGAAATGACTTAATGATTATTCcagaaacacagagaaagagcCAAAATAGAATCCCAAGGATCTAATCAGTTCAGTCCCCAAAACAGTTAATTAgcatctcccatcacccccaggaTGCTGATTAGGCAGGATCCACAtctaactcattttttaaaaattcctcagaCCTAACACTGGGCTGGATGCACAGGGCAGATGCCAATTAATGTTTGTAGAACGTAATTTATTGAACATAATTTAAAGAAATTCCAAGTCTGGATGGAGAGAGATCCCAAAAAAAGGTAGCACAGAGTGATATAACATCAAGAGAGGTCTATGCATAATTCTGTGGGAGCTCAAAGGAGGGAAGCACTGACAGGCATCCTTCCTTTTAGACAAAGTTATAATTTGGCTATATCCATTTAATTCTGAAAGGAATGGCCTATGCCTCTATTGATCTCTGCAGAAAGCATTCCTTCTTGATtctaaattctttattttctgttcaaATTGCCtacatttttgtaattatttagcatcagctttttttttttttttttttttttgagacagagtctcactctattatccaggctatagtgcagtggcgcgatcttggctcactgcaacctccgcctcccgggttcaagcaattctcctgccttaacctctggagtagctgggattacaggcatgcatgcctagcaaatttttgtatttttagtagagatggggtttcaccatgttggccaggctggtcttgaactcctggcctcaagtgatctgcctgcctcagcctcccaaagtgctgggattataggtgtgagtcaccatgcccggccaacatcGGCTTTTCCATTGATATATTAGTTAACAGACCTGAGCAGGGGTTCTGATAAGTTTGCTCTGCAAATCTGACAAGAGCATGCCCAGTCTGAGCATTCTTTTCAGCAAATATGGAACAAAGAGATGGTTTTCCTAAGCTTTGTGTCACCATCTTACGAGGACTGGAACTCTTCTGAAGTCCTAATAAAAAGAGCAgtcccaggccaggtgcagtggctcacacctgacatcctagcactttgggaggctgaggtgggcagatcacctcaggtcaggagtttaagaccagcctgaccaacatggagaaaccccatctctactaaaaatacaaaattagctgggcatggtggtgcatgcctataatctcagctactcaggaggctgaggcaggagaatcacttgaacccgggaggcagagaggttgtggtgagccaagatcgcaccattgaactccagactgggcaacaagagcgagacttcatctcaaaaacaaacaaacaaacaaagaaaccagTCCCTAGTGGTATATAAAACTGAAAAGTAAATTCCAAAACATGTTATAACCAGGATGCAATCATTCCCAAGATGACTGGACCCTAGACACCTGACACAGCTGGAGGAGTTCGGCCACGTGATCTGAAGATGTCCACATGGCAGGTGACAGGAGAGTGTGCAGGTAAGTGAGTGTCACTGTCAGGGAAGCTGGATAGGGCCCAGCAAGGGGTCATAAGAGGAAAATGGAGAGGCCCCAGCAAGTGTGGATGATGCAGCATCAGTGTTCCCTGTCTTCAATCAATGAGTGTGGGGCAAGCAGATACACATCTGATGCCAGGAGATCTGGAGATCTGGCTTCTGGCAACAGATGGCTGGGATTCAGGTATATGCACTGGGTTCTCCGGACATTAGGTAGGattttcagcagagatggggGCTAGAGACAGGAACTGGGTTTCTTGGTTTCGGGTACAGAAGTTCTAATATGGGGGCCAGGCTGCAGTTAATAAAGGAGGTACAATTTTAaggcaagaaggaaaaaaggagagaaaggcagTCAGATTGGTTAATCATATACTAAGTGCCAAGCactttgattttttattatttcacttatgCTTCATGCTAGCCCTAGGAAGCCATTATAACAAGGATGGTTAATCCCATTTGAGGGAAAAAGGGTCCAAtctcaaaacttactataaagttacagtaatcaagacagtgcgGCTTGGCATAAAGATAGAActatatcaacagaataaaattgagagcccagaaataaaccttcatGCACATGgtgaa
This window contains:
- the RIMKLA gene encoding N-acetylaspartylglutamate synthase A — encoded protein: MCSQLWFLTDRRIREDYPQVQILRALRQRCSEQDVRFRAVLMDQIAVTIVGGHLGLQLNQKALTTFPDVVLVRVPTPSVQSDSDITVLRHLEKLGCRLVNRPQSILNCINKFWTFQELAGHGVPMPDTFSYGGHEDFSKMIDEAEPLGYPVVVKSTRGHRGKAVFLARDKHHLSDICHLIRHDVPYLFQKYVKESHGKDIRVVVVGGQVIGSMLRCSTDGRMQSNCSLGGVGVKCPLTEQGKQLAIQVSNILGMDFCGIDLLIMDDGSFVVCEANANVGFLAFDQACNLDVGGIIADYTMSLLPNRQTGKMAVLPGLSSPREKNEPDGCASAQGVAESVYTINSGSTSSESEPELGEIRDSSASTMGAPPSMLPEPGYNINNRIASELKLK